One genomic segment of Natrononativus amylolyticus includes these proteins:
- a CDS encoding NYN domain-containing protein yields MTNVHPGQRVAVLVDAQNLYHTAQSIYSRNIDYSSLLEEAVSDRQLTRAIAYVIRADSPEEESFFEALVDIGFETKIKDIKRFSDGTKKADWDVGMSLDAVTLANHIDALVLCTGDGDFSRLCSHLRHEGVRVEVMAFESSTAEELIDAADSFRDLGEESETFLL; encoded by the coding sequence GTGACGAACGTTCATCCGGGCCAGCGCGTCGCCGTTCTCGTCGACGCCCAGAACCTGTATCACACGGCCCAGAGTATCTACAGCCGGAACATCGACTACTCGTCGCTGCTCGAGGAGGCAGTCAGCGACCGCCAGCTCACGCGCGCCATCGCGTACGTGATCCGCGCGGACTCCCCCGAAGAGGAGAGCTTCTTCGAGGCGCTGGTCGACATCGGCTTCGAGACGAAGATCAAGGACATCAAGCGCTTCTCCGACGGGACGAAGAAAGCCGACTGGGACGTCGGTATGAGCCTCGACGCGGTCACGCTCGCCAACCACATCGACGCGCTCGTGTTGTGTACCGGTGACGGCGACTTCTCGCGGCTGTGTTCGCACCTGCGCCACGAGGGCGTCCGCGTCGAGGTGATGGCGTTCGAGTCGTCGACCGCCGAGGAACTGATCGACGCGGCCGACTCATTTCGCGACCTGGGCGAGGAATCGGAAACCTTCCTGCTCTGA
- a CDS encoding DUF5787 family protein produces MEGRNDTEFEFELRSCRWAENHWQPDGDSDAFVARQLGTKRRRWDTIVLECDPDGLRERAKFGPERLDGDALDVFRHAPAEWAYYRDALPHPGYPWRYVRETIHDLADRGVLERRRSGNRIEIRRKWPYPDWLRRVIAIENKPDLDASAARVLGPQLEYDVAMGLADEVWVATRKTGERVEPALFEDLPVEAGILALEPESLEAEVAWYPRSLAVSEPGTRILERPSGTGRDASAARFEYVDPAEKARMRLEIAERAYERGWRSFVDTMRPDCRHFELRADEQLLPWCSAKGRCQTATECAGSCPAFEPEPPAWRTRGWPIEGGPGKRYKRLLETRRTGRRPGLEDG; encoded by the coding sequence GTGGAAGGCAGAAACGATACCGAGTTCGAGTTCGAACTCCGGAGCTGTCGGTGGGCGGAGAACCACTGGCAGCCCGACGGCGACAGCGACGCGTTCGTCGCCCGCCAGCTGGGGACGAAACGCCGCCGCTGGGACACCATCGTCCTCGAGTGCGACCCCGACGGACTTCGGGAACGCGCGAAATTCGGCCCCGAACGCCTCGACGGCGACGCCCTCGACGTGTTCCGGCACGCGCCCGCGGAGTGGGCGTACTACCGCGACGCCCTTCCCCACCCCGGCTACCCGTGGCGGTACGTTCGCGAGACGATCCACGACCTCGCGGACCGGGGGGTTCTCGAGCGCCGCAGGAGCGGCAATCGCATCGAGATCCGACGCAAGTGGCCCTACCCCGACTGGCTCCGGCGGGTGATCGCCATCGAGAACAAGCCGGACCTCGACGCGAGCGCCGCCCGCGTTCTGGGACCGCAACTCGAGTACGACGTCGCGATGGGACTCGCCGACGAAGTGTGGGTCGCCACCCGGAAAACCGGCGAGCGCGTCGAGCCCGCGCTGTTCGAGGACCTGCCGGTCGAGGCGGGCATCCTGGCGCTCGAGCCCGAGAGTCTCGAGGCCGAGGTCGCGTGGTACCCCCGCTCGCTCGCCGTTTCCGAGCCCGGAACCCGGATTCTCGAGCGGCCCTCGGGAACGGGCAGGGACGCCTCCGCGGCCCGCTTCGAGTACGTCGACCCCGCAGAGAAGGCGCGGATGCGCCTCGAGATCGCCGAACGCGCCTACGAGCGGGGGTGGCGGTCGTTCGTCGACACGATGCGACCGGACTGTCGGCACTTCGAACTGCGCGCCGACGAGCAGTTGCTCCCGTGGTGTAGCGCGAAGGGGCGCTGTCAGACCGCGACCGAGTGTGCGGGCTCGTGTCCGGCGTTCGAACCCGAGCCGCCCGCCTGGCGGACTCGCGGTTGGCCGATCGAGGGCGGTCCGGGAAAGCGGTACAAACGGTTACTCGAGACGCGGCGGACGGGCCGGCGGCCGGGACTCGAGGACGGGTGA
- a CDS encoding nascent polypeptide-associated complex protein, giving the protein MFGGGGGLNPRKMEQMMKQMGIDVDEIDAEEVIIRTADHDLVFSDPDVTKMDARGQETYQVIGSPEERERGSSGGAETDADADADAGGAEIPEDDIEIVAMRTGVSEDEARAALEANDGDLAAAVEELE; this is encoded by the coding sequence ATGTTTGGAGGAGGCGGCGGACTCAACCCGCGCAAGATGGAACAGATGATGAAACAGATGGGGATCGACGTCGACGAAATCGACGCCGAGGAGGTTATCATCCGGACCGCGGACCACGATCTCGTGTTCAGCGATCCCGACGTCACCAAGATGGACGCTCGCGGCCAGGAGACCTACCAGGTCATCGGCAGCCCCGAGGAACGAGAGCGCGGCAGTTCCGGCGGAGCCGAGACGGACGCGGACGCGGACGCGGATGCTGGAGGGGCCGAGATCCCCGAGGACGATATCGAAATCGTCGCGATGCGGACCGGCGTCAGCGAGGACGAGGCGCGCGCAGCCCTCGAGGCCAACGACGGCGACCTGGCCGCGGCGGTCGAGGAACTCGAGTAG
- a CDS encoding M48 family metallopeptidase codes for MTDFGLKVRMAIVGTILFAFYIGAATALAIMFGVNIWLVAGVGIIVLPAFQYKLGKWMALRGAEEMPEEGPYQEVHMMTESLSRDMGVDKPKLMVMDMGVPNAFAVGRKGAGVVCVSTELMQLLSRDELEGVIAHEIAHIKNRDVITMVIGQSIGMLVGYVAYFAVLFGGERNIGTYILAIAASTIANMLVMIFVLAISRYREYVADDDARQAIGSGDPLARALEKISQGAQGRESKMDDSMSALCILNVDKSAFAKLFSTHPPTEKRIAKLRS; via the coding sequence ATGACAGATTTCGGACTCAAAGTTCGGATGGCGATCGTCGGCACGATCCTGTTCGCCTTCTACATCGGCGCGGCGACCGCGCTGGCGATTATGTTCGGCGTCAACATCTGGCTCGTCGCCGGCGTCGGGATCATCGTCCTGCCCGCGTTCCAGTACAAACTCGGCAAGTGGATGGCGCTCAGGGGGGCCGAAGAGATGCCCGAGGAGGGCCCCTACCAGGAGGTGCACATGATGACCGAGTCGCTCAGCCGCGACATGGGCGTGGACAAACCCAAGCTGATGGTGATGGACATGGGCGTCCCCAACGCCTTCGCCGTCGGCCGGAAGGGCGCGGGCGTCGTCTGCGTCTCGACGGAGCTGATGCAACTGCTCTCGCGGGACGAACTCGAGGGCGTCATCGCCCACGAGATCGCCCACATCAAGAACCGGGACGTGATCACGATGGTGATCGGTCAGTCGATCGGGATGCTCGTCGGCTACGTCGCCTACTTCGCGGTGCTGTTCGGCGGCGAGCGCAACATCGGGACGTACATCCTCGCCATCGCCGCCTCGACGATCGCGAACATGCTCGTGATGATCTTCGTGCTCGCCATCTCGCGGTACCGCGAGTACGTCGCCGACGACGACGCCCGCCAGGCGATCGGCAGCGGCGACCCCCTCGCGCGCGCCCTCGAGAAGATCTCCCAGGGTGCCCAGGGGCGCGAGTCGAAGATGGACGACAGCATGAGCGCGCTCTGCATCCTGAACGTCGACAAGAGCGCCTTCGCGAAGCTGTTCTCGACGCACCCGCCGACGGAGAAGCGCATCGCGAAGCTCCGCAGCTAA
- the lysA gene encoding diaminopimelate decarboxylase produces MSESDESEDAAVSTASASGENPPVRRLADWNAAALRDLEAGYGSPLYVLDLDRVRENHARLEAAFPDAEVMYAVKANALADVLEALLAAGAGLECASAGELERALAAAESVPPADGLDPDGSRVHYTAVNPPSADLEYAVETAAEYPGLTITAGAEDTIDRLAERGYDGRLCLRVNPGVGAGHHEKVETGATAKFGVPAERAVSVLADAAERGFDVVGVHAHVGSGVSADQLEAHREFVSRMGDLARDVVHEVGDLEFVDVGGGFGVPYDADEEPLDLEAVADATRTALGEVGARLTIEPGRYLVADAGVLLTRVNTVKAARDTLAVGTDAGMTTLLRPAMYDAAHPIRNLATDADDRETVPQTVAGPICESSDVFCENRPLPHSERGDVLAIGNAGAYGYEMANHYNSRPRPASVVAEGDEVRLSRVRETVADVTRPERTAREQNEREAGGNAQPRIERS; encoded by the coding sequence GTGAGCGAAAGTGACGAGAGCGAAGACGCGGCCGTATCGACCGCTTCCGCCAGCGGCGAAAATCCGCCCGTCCGCCGCCTCGCCGACTGGAACGCCGCCGCCCTGCGCGACCTCGAGGCCGGCTACGGCTCGCCGCTGTACGTCCTCGATCTCGATCGAGTGCGGGAGAACCACGCCCGCCTCGAGGCCGCCTTTCCCGACGCGGAGGTCATGTACGCCGTGAAGGCGAACGCGCTCGCGGACGTCCTCGAGGCGCTGCTCGCCGCCGGCGCGGGCCTCGAATGTGCTTCTGCAGGGGAACTCGAGCGAGCGCTCGCGGCCGCCGAGAGCGTCCCGCCGGCCGACGGCCTCGACCCGGACGGCTCCCGCGTCCACTACACCGCGGTCAACCCGCCGAGCGCCGACCTCGAGTACGCCGTCGAGACCGCCGCGGAGTACCCGGGACTGACGATCACCGCGGGCGCCGAGGACACGATCGACCGGCTCGCAGAGCGGGGCTACGACGGCCGACTCTGTCTGCGGGTGAACCCCGGCGTCGGCGCCGGCCACCACGAGAAGGTGGAGACGGGCGCGACCGCGAAGTTCGGCGTTCCCGCAGAGCGCGCCGTCTCAGTGCTCGCCGACGCCGCCGAACGAGGATTCGACGTCGTCGGGGTTCACGCCCACGTCGGCTCCGGGGTCTCGGCCGACCAGCTCGAGGCCCACCGGGAGTTCGTCTCGCGGATGGGCGACCTCGCGCGGGACGTCGTTCACGAGGTCGGCGACCTGGAGTTCGTCGACGTCGGCGGCGGCTTCGGTGTTCCCTACGACGCCGACGAGGAGCCGCTGGACCTCGAGGCGGTGGCCGACGCCACGCGAACCGCACTCGGAGAGGTCGGCGCCCGGCTGACGATCGAACCCGGCCGCTACCTCGTCGCCGACGCGGGCGTGCTCTTGACGCGAGTGAACACCGTCAAGGCGGCCCGGGACACGCTCGCGGTCGGGACCGACGCTGGCATGACGACCCTGCTTCGGCCCGCGATGTACGATGCCGCCCACCCGATCCGGAACCTCGCAACTGACGCCGATGACCGCGAGACGGTCCCCCAGACGGTCGCCGGCCCGATCTGCGAGAGTTCGGACGTCTTCTGTGAGAACCGGCCGCTCCCCCACAGCGAGCGCGGCGACGTCCTCGCGATCGGCAACGCGGGGGCCTACGGCTACGAGATGGCGAACCACTACAACTCCCGGCCCCGCCCCGCCTCGGTCGTCGCCGAGGGCGACGAGGTTCGCCTCTCCCGCGTTCGGGAGACGGTGGCCGACGTCACGAGGCCGGAACGAACCGCACGAGAACAAAACGAGAGGGAAGCGGGGGGAAACGCGCAACCGAGGATCGAACGATCATGA
- a CDS encoding transcription factor S produces MEFCDDCGSMMKADDGAWVCGSCGSTKPKGDAAQYTVTEDQEATEVIESSEETSLPETDAHCPECGNDRAYWYMQQIRSADESETRFFICTECEYKWREDDN; encoded by the coding sequence ATGGAGTTCTGCGACGACTGCGGTTCGATGATGAAAGCGGACGACGGCGCCTGGGTGTGTGGCAGCTGTGGCTCGACGAAACCGAAGGGTGACGCCGCCCAGTACACCGTCACGGAGGACCAGGAGGCCACGGAGGTCATCGAATCCTCCGAGGAGACGTCGCTTCCCGAAACCGATGCACACTGTCCCGAGTGTGGCAACGACCGCGCCTACTGGTACATGCAGCAGATTCGATCCGCAGACGAGTCCGAAACCCGGTTTTTCATCTGCACCGAGTGCGAGTACAAGTGGCGCGAAGACGATAATTAG
- the dapB gene encoding 4-hydroxy-tetrahydrodipicolinate reductase yields MVRIGVTGGAGRMGREVIDAVRDRPDGELVFAVNRAPTEDAVEGVELEAAAEFEPLVAEREPDVVIDFTGPRSALAYAESCADAGVAFVTGTTGFDDERLEELRAAADDAPVLHAPNFARGVQVLVNVVGEVVRQVPGYDVELIETHHGGKRDAPSGTANRLLAEIEANGDFSGRTHGREGESPRNAGEIGVHAIRAGNVTGEHEILFAGNDEEIRLTHRAEDRGVFAAGAVDAAVWLADREAGWYGFDEVVDA; encoded by the coding sequence ATGGTACGGATCGGCGTCACCGGCGGCGCCGGCCGGATGGGCCGGGAAGTGATCGACGCCGTCCGCGACCGCCCCGACGGCGAACTCGTCTTCGCGGTGAACCGCGCGCCGACCGAGGACGCGGTCGAGGGCGTCGAACTCGAGGCGGCGGCGGAGTTCGAGCCGCTGGTGGCGGAGCGAGAGCCCGACGTCGTGATCGACTTCACCGGCCCGCGGTCCGCGCTCGCCTACGCGGAGAGCTGTGCGGACGCGGGCGTCGCGTTCGTCACCGGGACGACCGGCTTCGACGACGAGCGCCTCGAGGAGCTGCGGGCGGCCGCCGACGACGCGCCGGTGCTCCACGCCCCGAACTTCGCTCGCGGCGTACAGGTCCTCGTGAACGTCGTCGGCGAAGTCGTCCGACAGGTGCCGGGCTACGACGTCGAACTGATCGAGACCCACCACGGCGGGAAGCGCGACGCCCCGAGCGGGACGGCGAACCGACTGCTCGCAGAGATCGAAGCGAACGGCGACTTTTCGGGCCGCACTCACGGCCGCGAGGGCGAATCCCCGCGGAACGCGGGCGAGATCGGGGTCCACGCGATCCGTGCGGGGAACGTGACGGGCGAACACGAGATCCTGTTCGCCGGCAACGACGAGGAGATCCGGCTGACCCACCGCGCGGAGGACCGCGGCGTCTTCGCCGCGGGCGCGGTGGACGCCGCCGTCTGGCTCGCCGACCGAGAGGCGGGCTGGTACGGGTTCGATGAGGTAGTAGACGCATGA
- a CDS encoding DUF5789 family protein — protein MDVDVKLSRVESVLDELSYPIARDEAAGELEEVTLLLADGEENLGAMIERTRSESFESTDDLEDSLYNVLPREAVGEPYQSEGEG, from the coding sequence ATGGACGTGGACGTGAAACTCAGCCGGGTCGAGTCCGTTCTCGACGAACTCTCGTATCCAATCGCGCGCGACGAGGCGGCCGGCGAACTCGAGGAAGTCACCCTGTTGCTCGCCGACGGCGAGGAGAACCTGGGGGCGATGATCGAGCGCACGAGAAGCGAGTCGTTCGAGTCGACCGACGACCTCGAGGACAGCCTGTACAACGTGCTCCCGCGCGAGGCCGTCGGCGAGCCCTACCAGTCCGAAGGCGAAGGATAG
- a CDS encoding PUA domain-containing protein → MSVEHDADDERGSLRTIADYQFGADAGAALFPPAEELTVTRTSSGRPQQIHAEGGRLVSFGTDGRFTLGLEGGRRLRDALEAPAYRVVVDDESEPFVRDGKNVFAKFVLEADPEIRPGDEVLVVHERGDLLAVGRAELDGEAIFEFETGMAVHVREGAPAEN, encoded by the coding sequence ATGAGTGTCGAACACGACGCGGACGACGAGCGCGGAAGCCTCCGCACCATCGCCGACTACCAGTTCGGAGCGGACGCCGGCGCAGCGCTGTTCCCGCCCGCCGAGGAGCTGACGGTAACGCGCACCTCCTCGGGTCGCCCCCAGCAGATCCACGCCGAGGGCGGCCGGCTCGTCTCCTTCGGGACCGACGGCCGGTTCACGCTCGGCCTCGAGGGCGGCCGGCGACTCCGGGACGCCCTCGAGGCGCCGGCCTACCGGGTCGTCGTCGACGACGAGAGCGAGCCGTTCGTCCGCGACGGGAAGAACGTCTTCGCGAAGTTCGTCCTCGAGGCCGACCCGGAGATTCGACCCGGCGACGAGGTGCTCGTGGTCCACGAGCGCGGCGACCTGCTCGCGGTGGGGCGGGCGGAACTCGACGGGGAGGCCATCTTCGAGTTCGAGACGGGGATGGCGGTTCACGTGCGCGAGGGCGCGCCCGCGGAGAACTGA
- a CDS encoding MFS transporter → MSLSSRVAAAFAVDRRVLALAFARMADGVGNSFLIVVIPLYVVSDVVGGATFGLAEAMIIGIILSLFGFLNSICQPVTGRLSDRAGKRKLFILVGLGGLTVTNLAYVFAESYASLVLIRGLQGVSVAFIVPTSIALVNELATTRDRGGNMGVYNTFRLIGFGAGPVAAGAVVNAGPYALPVAGGATISGFDAAFYVAAVTAALSYLLVTVLITDPEATQASAGDDLAIAIRDPSGRNLLDPTFTLGVATLFMATGIALFATIQPQVNERLAQGATWFGLQFAAFVIAQILLQTPIGRACDRYGRRPFIVAGMVLLVPTTLVQGFVLTSETMFAARLLQGVAGAMVFAPSLALAGDLAGEGESGTKLSVLTMAFGFGIAIGPLTSGALVGYGFHVPFVFGAALAAAGFVLVYTQIEETLESPAAGPVPGTTND, encoded by the coding sequence GTGTCTCTCTCGAGTCGCGTCGCCGCCGCGTTCGCCGTCGACCGGCGAGTGCTGGCGCTCGCGTTCGCGCGGATGGCCGACGGCGTCGGGAACTCGTTTCTGATCGTCGTCATCCCGCTGTACGTCGTCAGCGACGTCGTCGGCGGCGCGACGTTCGGGTTGGCCGAGGCGATGATCATCGGGATCATCCTCTCGCTGTTCGGCTTTCTGAACAGTATCTGCCAGCCAGTTACGGGGCGGCTCTCGGACCGCGCCGGTAAGCGGAAGCTGTTCATCCTCGTCGGACTGGGCGGGCTGACGGTGACGAACCTCGCGTACGTCTTCGCGGAGTCATACGCGTCGCTGGTGCTCATCCGCGGACTCCAGGGGGTGAGCGTCGCTTTCATCGTCCCGACGTCGATCGCGCTCGTCAACGAACTCGCGACGACCCGAGACCGCGGCGGCAACATGGGCGTCTACAACACGTTCCGGCTGATCGGCTTCGGCGCCGGTCCGGTCGCCGCTGGCGCCGTGGTTAACGCGGGTCCCTACGCGCTCCCGGTCGCTGGCGGGGCGACGATCAGCGGCTTCGACGCCGCGTTCTACGTCGCAGCGGTCACCGCCGCGCTCAGCTACCTCCTCGTCACCGTTCTGATCACCGACCCGGAGGCGACGCAGGCGAGTGCGGGCGACGACCTCGCGATCGCGATCCGGGACCCCTCGGGTCGGAACCTGCTCGACCCCACGTTCACCCTCGGGGTCGCCACCCTGTTCATGGCGACCGGGATCGCGCTGTTCGCGACGATCCAGCCCCAGGTCAACGAGCGCCTCGCCCAGGGAGCGACCTGGTTCGGCCTCCAGTTCGCCGCGTTCGTCATCGCCCAGATCCTCCTCCAGACGCCGATCGGGCGGGCCTGCGACCGGTACGGCCGACGGCCGTTTATCGTCGCGGGGATGGTGTTGCTGGTTCCGACGACGCTCGTCCAGGGGTTCGTCCTCACCTCCGAGACGATGTTCGCCGCCCGCCTGCTCCAGGGGGTCGCGGGCGCGATGGTGTTCGCCCCGTCGCTCGCCCTCGCCGGCGACCTCGCGGGAGAGGGGGAGTCGGGGACCAAGCTCTCGGTGCTCACCATGGCCTTCGGCTTCGGGATCGCGATCGGGCCGCTCACCTCGGGCGCGCTCGTCGGCTACGGCTTTCACGTCCCGTTCGTCTTCGGCGCGGCGCTCGCGGCCGCCGGCTTCGTCCTCGTCTACACCCAGATCGAGGAAACCCTCGAGTCCCCGGCGGCTGGGCCGGTACCCGGAACGACGAACGACTGA
- a CDS encoding DUF5797 family protein encodes MTLSEEATDRLADVVELQPTKNAELQERWGMESGSEVHQYLENELGDYYFRDDNSLIRATAEAAELVDVEPGVELTEDEGPPSRIRVPELQAQIVSVLAGPGEESQSVVSVLHSLREAFDVDPASEDVRSGLQSLRRKDVVDVEYRTVPTFRLAVDRDDLEVEVSD; translated from the coding sequence ATGACGCTCTCCGAGGAGGCCACGGACCGGTTGGCGGACGTAGTGGAGTTACAACCGACGAAGAACGCCGAGCTACAGGAGCGCTGGGGAATGGAAAGCGGCAGCGAGGTCCACCAGTACCTCGAGAACGAACTCGGCGACTACTACTTTCGCGACGACAACAGCCTGATCCGGGCGACCGCCGAGGCCGCGGAGCTGGTCGACGTCGAACCGGGCGTCGAGCTTACCGAAGACGAGGGACCACCGTCTCGAATCCGCGTTCCGGAGCTCCAGGCGCAGATCGTCTCCGTCCTCGCGGGTCCCGGCGAGGAGTCCCAGAGCGTCGTCTCCGTCCTTCACAGCCTCCGCGAGGCGTTCGACGTCGATCCGGCGAGCGAGGACGTCCGCTCGGGGCTCCAGAGCCTGCGCCGAAAGGACGTCGTCGACGTCGAGTACCGCACCGTGCCGACGTTTCGCCTCGCCGTCGACCGCGACGACCTCGAGGTCGAGGTTTCGGACTGA
- a CDS encoding 2,3,4,5-tetrahydropyridine-2,6-dicarboxylate N-succinyltransferase produces the protein MSTLETDITDLWSRYEADDVDADGDDRATLEAFLDALEAGEIRAAEYRNGAWEANEWVKQGILLNFGLRSTEVREYGGVAYNDVLPLAETSEYGDRGSRNTPDGTVVRRGAHVGSDCILMSPAFVNIGAHVGDGTLVDSCDTVGSCAQIGADVKLGANTLIGGVLEPVESAPVVIEDGVSLGAGCRVTSGFVVGEDSVVGENTLLTPRIPVYDLVEEDILYGELPPERRAFTRFVESSIGDHDLFDGGAYKPAVVATALEDRTLEATKREEVLRS, from the coding sequence ATGAGTACGCTGGAAACCGACATCACCGACCTGTGGAGCCGCTACGAAGCCGACGACGTCGACGCCGACGGGGACGACCGCGCGACCCTCGAGGCGTTCCTCGACGCCCTCGAGGCCGGCGAGATCCGCGCCGCCGAGTACCGAAACGGCGCCTGGGAGGCCAACGAGTGGGTCAAGCAGGGGATCCTGCTCAACTTCGGCCTGCGAAGCACCGAGGTCCGCGAGTACGGCGGGGTCGCGTACAACGACGTGCTCCCGCTGGCCGAAACGAGCGAGTACGGCGACCGCGGCTCCAGAAATACGCCGGACGGCACCGTCGTCCGGCGGGGCGCTCACGTCGGGTCCGACTGCATCCTGATGAGCCCGGCGTTCGTCAACATCGGCGCCCACGTCGGCGACGGGACGCTCGTCGACTCCTGTGACACCGTCGGCTCCTGCGCCCAGATCGGCGCCGACGTCAAACTGGGCGCGAACACCCTGATCGGCGGCGTCTTAGAGCCGGTCGAGTCCGCGCCGGTCGTGATTGAGGACGGCGTCTCCCTGGGCGCGGGCTGTCGGGTCACCTCGGGGTTCGTCGTCGGCGAGGACAGCGTCGTCGGCGAAAACACCCTGCTGACGCCCCGGATTCCGGTGTACGACCTCGTCGAGGAGGACATTTTGTACGGTGAACTCCCGCCCGAACGGCGGGCCTTTACTCGGTTCGTCGAGTCCTCGATCGGCGACCACGACCTGTTCGACGGCGGCGCCTACAAGCCCGCCGTCGTCGCGACGGCCCTCGAGGACCGCACCCTCGAGGCGACGAAACGCGAGGAGGTGCTTCGGTCGTGA
- the dapA gene encoding 4-hydroxy-tetrahydrodipicolinate synthase, which produces MTHDLDLTGVFPAMCTPFDADERIDFETLRDDARRLEAAGVDGLVPVGSTGESATLTHDEHVRVVEAVVDAVSDVPVIAGTGSNNTREALELSERAADAGADGLLLISPYYNKPEQRGLLDHYRRIADAVDVPQIVYNVPSRTGRTIEPDTVVSLADHENVAGYKAAEGDLGVIGEIVERTADAEFSVLSGDDALTLPMLSVGADGAISVAANVEPERTVAMVGAALEGDYERARAIHHELGPLMRELFVETNPIPVKEAMEIRGYGPARLRPPLSRLSAEYREGLEDVLAALERSPTGVADVSPEGDR; this is translated from the coding sequence ATGACACACGATCTCGACCTCACCGGCGTCTTTCCGGCGATGTGCACGCCGTTCGACGCCGACGAACGAATCGACTTCGAAACACTCCGCGACGACGCACGACGGCTCGAGGCCGCCGGCGTCGACGGCCTCGTTCCCGTCGGCTCCACCGGCGAGTCCGCGACGCTCACCCACGACGAGCACGTTCGCGTCGTCGAGGCGGTCGTCGACGCCGTCTCCGACGTGCCCGTGATCGCCGGCACCGGCTCCAACAACACCCGCGAGGCGCTCGAACTCTCAGAACGCGCCGCCGATGCCGGCGCCGACGGCCTCCTCCTGATCTCGCCGTACTACAACAAGCCCGAACAGCGCGGCCTGCTCGATCACTACCGCCGCATCGCCGACGCCGTCGACGTTCCGCAGATCGTCTACAACGTTCCCTCGAGAACGGGTCGAACGATCGAGCCCGACACGGTCGTCTCGCTCGCAGACCACGAGAACGTTGCCGGCTACAAGGCCGCGGAAGGCGACCTCGGCGTCATCGGCGAGATCGTCGAGCGAACCGCCGACGCGGAGTTCTCGGTGCTCTCGGGCGACGACGCGCTCACCCTGCCGATGCTCTCGGTGGGCGCCGACGGCGCGATCAGCGTCGCAGCCAACGTCGAGCCCGAGCGCACCGTCGCGATGGTCGGCGCCGCCCTCGAGGGCGACTACGAGCGCGCCCGCGCGATCCACCACGAACTCGGCCCGCTGATGCGCGAACTGTTCGTCGAGACGAATCCGATCCCGGTGAAGGAGGCGATGGAGATCCGGGGCTACGGCCCCGCGAGACTCCGCCCGCCGCTCTCGCGGCTCTCGGCGGAGTACCGGGAGGGGCTCGAGGACGTCCTCGCGGCGCTCGAGCGATCCCCGACCGGCGTCGCCGACGTCTCGCCGGAAGGTGATCGGTAG
- a CDS encoding methyltransferase domain-containing protein encodes MADRRLLLVRGDREFLVSPGEEMGTDLGVLEVPADAEPGDTIETHLGETFRVRKLRGPDLFHQFERTGAPMVPRDVGLVIGETGIGVGDRVLDAGTGTGVLAASMARAGADVVTYERNPEFADVARENMDLGGVSESVEVRTGDVRDDLEALSETAFDVLTLDTGDAPSMVEHAPELLADGGFVAVYSPFVESTREVVEAAREAGLSGIRCRETIQRSMDFDERGSRPSTAPVGHTGYLTIGRNER; translated from the coding sequence GTGGCGGACCGACGACTGCTACTCGTCCGGGGCGACCGCGAGTTCCTCGTCTCGCCCGGCGAGGAGATGGGGACGGATCTGGGGGTGCTCGAGGTGCCCGCGGACGCCGAACCGGGCGATACGATCGAGACGCACCTCGGCGAGACGTTTCGCGTGCGAAAACTCCGGGGGCCGGATCTCTTCCACCAGTTCGAGCGAACGGGCGCGCCGATGGTGCCCCGCGACGTCGGCCTCGTGATCGGCGAAACCGGCATTGGCGTCGGCGACCGGGTGCTCGACGCGGGCACCGGGACGGGCGTGCTCGCGGCGTCGATGGCCCGCGCGGGGGCGGACGTCGTCACCTACGAACGAAACCCCGAGTTCGCCGACGTCGCCCGCGAGAACATGGACCTCGGGGGCGTCTCGGAGTCGGTCGAGGTCCGGACCGGCGACGTCCGCGACGACCTCGAGGCGCTCTCCGAAACCGCCTTCGACGTCCTCACCCTCGATACGGGCGACGCGCCGTCGATGGTCGAACACGCGCCCGAACTGCTGGCCGACGGCGGCTTCGTCGCCGTCTACAGCCCGTTCGTCGAGTCGACCCGCGAGGTCGTCGAGGCGGCGCGGGAGGCCGGCCTCTCGGGGATTCGGTGTCGGGAGACGATCCAGCGGTCGATGGACTTCGACGAGCGCGGCTCGCGGCCGTCGACGGCGCCCGTCGGCCACACGGGGTACCTGACGATCGGGCGCAACGAGCGCTGA